From Pseudonocardia autotrophica, one genomic window encodes:
- a CDS encoding winged helix-turn-helix transcriptional regulator produces the protein MDAQRTAAGQACSVARTMALLSDPWAVLIVRDVGRGIHRFDELARSLGVARTVLSRRLSALVESGIVERAGYREPGSRTRPEYHLTRRGRDLGVVLAAMMDFGDRHLAGPEGPPVVRRHAGCGAPVRLVGVCAEGHRLGAGDRVLLEPGPGAAPGSPAPDLEER, from the coding sequence ATGGATGCGCAGCGGACCGCCGCGGGCCAGGCCTGCTCGGTGGCGCGCACGATGGCACTGCTGTCCGACCCGTGGGCGGTGCTGATCGTGCGGGACGTGGGGCGCGGCATCCACCGGTTCGACGAGCTGGCCCGGAGCCTCGGCGTCGCCCGCACGGTGCTCAGCCGCCGGCTGTCCGCCCTGGTCGAGTCGGGGATCGTCGAACGGGCCGGTTACCGCGAGCCCGGGTCACGGACCCGCCCGGAGTACCACCTGACCCGACGCGGCCGGGATCTCGGCGTCGTCCTCGCGGCGATGATGGACTTCGGCGACCGGCACCTGGCCGGCCCGGAGGGCCCGCCCGTGGTGCGCCGGCACGCGGGCTGCGGCGCACCGGTACGGCTGGTCGGCGTCTGCGCCGAGGGTCACCGGCTCGGTGCCGGCGACCGCGTGCTGCTCGAACCGGGCCCCGGCGCCGCGCCGGGATCACCCGCACCCGATCTGGAGGAACGATGA
- a CDS encoding type 1 glutamine amidotransferase domain-containing protein, producing MTNELEGRTVAILATDGVELVELVQPRDELRRAGARVDLVSLSTDPIRSMNADINPAELVEVDRAVADTSADDYDALVLPGGTVNPDNLRADPAAVAFVQAFFAAGKPVGAICHGPWTLVEADVVRGRTLTSYPSIRTDLRNAGATVVDEQVVCDEGLVTSRNPDDLDAFCAKLIEEFAEGRHPVHPAGATA from the coding sequence GTGACGAACGAACTCGAGGGCCGGACGGTCGCGATCCTGGCCACCGACGGCGTGGAGCTGGTCGAGCTCGTCCAGCCTCGCGACGAGCTGCGCCGGGCCGGAGCCCGGGTGGACCTCGTCTCGCTGTCCACCGACCCGATCCGGTCGATGAACGCCGACATCAACCCGGCCGAGCTGGTCGAGGTGGATCGGGCCGTCGCGGACACCTCCGCCGACGACTACGACGCGCTGGTACTGCCCGGCGGCACGGTCAATCCGGACAACCTGCGCGCCGATCCGGCTGCGGTCGCGTTCGTGCAGGCCTTCTTCGCCGCGGGCAAGCCGGTCGGCGCGATCTGCCACGGTCCGTGGACGCTGGTCGAGGCCGACGTCGTCCGTGGTCGGACCCTGACCTCGTACCCCAGCATCCGCACCGACCTGCGCAACGCCGGTGCCACCGTCGTCGACGAGCAGGTGGTCTGCGACGAGGGCCTGGTCACCAGCCGCAACCCGGACGACCTCGACGCGTTCTGCGCGAAGCTGATCGAGGAGTTCGCGGAGGGACGCCACCCGGTGCACCCGGCCGGCGCGACCGCCTGA
- a CDS encoding sigma-70 family RNA polymerase sigma factor has translation MRTATRPTPTAGTARDGRGGYDHLIPQLEQLACSTEDSDTRRDLRDHVIRELRPLVRNLSRRFAPGGRGIEDVEQAGMLGLVKAVDRYDPAAASGGPLGFFVPSIRGEMKRYLRDHSWSVRVPRDLKELAVRVQRTADTLGQDLGRAPRPSELARELGVGVDEIVDALGALDSHRARSLDAPTGDGSESGDGLPLGEQLGGLDPGLEMAAHRGEMNALIRELPERERTILMMRFYGDRTQSSIAAEMGISQMHVSRLLSRTLAGLREALSG, from the coding sequence ATGCGCACAGCGACTCGACCTACCCCGACCGCCGGGACGGCCCGCGACGGCCGAGGCGGCTACGACCACCTGATCCCCCAGCTCGAGCAGCTCGCCTGCTCGACCGAGGACTCCGACACCCGGCGCGACCTGCGCGACCACGTGATCCGGGAGCTCCGGCCACTGGTCCGTAACCTCTCCCGGCGGTTCGCCCCGGGCGGGCGCGGCATCGAGGACGTCGAGCAGGCCGGGATGCTCGGCCTGGTCAAGGCGGTCGACCGGTACGACCCCGCCGCGGCGAGCGGTGGCCCGCTGGGCTTCTTCGTGCCCAGCATCCGCGGCGAGATGAAGCGCTACCTGCGCGACCACTCGTGGTCGGTGCGGGTGCCACGCGACCTCAAGGAACTCGCCGTCCGGGTGCAGCGCACCGCGGACACCCTGGGCCAGGATCTGGGCCGGGCGCCGCGCCCGTCCGAGCTGGCGCGCGAGCTCGGCGTCGGAGTGGACGAGATCGTCGACGCGCTCGGCGCGCTCGACTCGCACCGGGCCCGCTCGCTGGACGCCCCCACCGGGGACGGCTCCGAGTCCGGTGACGGCCTCCCGCTCGGCGAGCAGTTGGGCGGCCTCGATCCCGGTCTCGAGATGGCCGCGCACCGCGGGGAGATGAACGCGCTGATCCGCGAGCTGCCCGAGCGGGAGCGGACGATCCTGATGATGCGGTTCTACGGCGACCGCACCCAGTCCTCGATCGCCGCCGAGATGGGGATCTCCCAGATGCACGTGTCCCGGCTGCTGAGCCGGACCCTGGCCGGCCTGCGCGAGGCCCTCTCCGGGTGA
- a CDS encoding SDR family NAD(P)-dependent oxidoreductase, whose product MPTALIAGGSRGLGEAYARELAERGYSIVLVARDTDRLAAAAERIGRATGAIVDILAADLTEPAGLAVVERRIADPHLPVRVLVLATRCTPRGPVVAVQPYSRAVQRLIRAAVPVMAGPVTGHPVIGHPAVPVIGPRSAGILLVDSDGDGGGLLPDLDVLRATGVPITTVAVRPGAPDPQMVVRRSLADLARGRTVSGPGRARRVLAGCRESRRAALRLAARLLPDCARGPVGGAVREQTRPSPVPTPFRNSLPPVRSLHVAAPPVLPELPSRPALAPLHRPAQRGPGLPSPGRLGFPAQRRSSFPSPGSPGLPAQPVPSGPRPVQPVVRESVTARQSAG is encoded by the coding sequence ATGCCGACAGCACTGATCGCCGGGGGCAGCCGCGGGCTCGGCGAGGCCTACGCCCGCGAGCTCGCCGAGCGCGGGTACTCGATCGTGCTGGTCGCCCGGGACACCGACCGGCTCGCCGCCGCGGCCGAGCGGATCGGCCGGGCGACCGGCGCCATCGTCGACATCCTGGCGGCCGACCTGACCGAGCCCGCCGGGCTGGCCGTCGTCGAGCGGCGGATCGCCGACCCGCATCTCCCGGTGCGGGTGCTGGTGCTGGCCACCCGGTGCACGCCCCGGGGGCCTGTCGTCGCGGTGCAGCCGTACTCGCGTGCCGTGCAGCGATTGATCCGCGCGGCCGTCCCGGTGATGGCCGGGCCGGTGACCGGGCATCCGGTGATCGGGCATCCGGCGGTGCCGGTGATCGGACCCCGGAGCGCCGGGATCCTGCTGGTGGACAGCGACGGCGACGGGGGAGGGCTGCTGCCCGATCTGGACGTCCTGCGCGCCACCGGTGTGCCGATCACCACCGTCGCCGTGCGGCCGGGGGCGCCCGATCCGCAGATGGTGGTCCGGCGCTCGCTCGCCGATCTCGCCCGCGGCCGGACGGTGTCGGGGCCGGGCCGGGCTCGCCGGGTGCTGGCCGGATGCCGGGAGTCGCGGCGTGCGGCGCTGCGGCTCGCCGCCCGGCTGCTGCCCGACTGTGCCCGTGGGCCGGTCGGTGGCGCGGTGCGGGAGCAGACCCGGCCGTCGCCGGTGCCGACGCCGTTCCGGAACTCGCTGCCGCCGGTTCGGTCGCTGCACGTCGCGGCGCCGCCGGTCCTGCCCGAGCTGCCGTCCCGTCCGGCGCTGGCCCCGCTGCACCGGCCGGCGCAGCGCGGGCCGGGCCTTCCGTCGCCGGGGAGGCTCGGCTTTCCGGCGCAGCGCCGGTCCAGCTTCCCGTCGCCGGGGAGTCCCGGTCTCCCGGCGCAGCCCGTGCCGTCCGGCCCGCGTCCGGTCCAGCCCGTGGTCCGGGAGTCGGTCACGGCGCGGCAGTCCGCCGGCTGA
- a CDS encoding TerC family protein, with product MNVPLWVWLATCVFVLGMLVFDFVGHVRTPHEPTLRESAIWSAGYVAIALLFGVGVGMFSGWQYGGEYMAGWMTEKALSVDNLFVFLLIMTAFAVPRIHQQKVLLIGIAIAIVMRGGFIAVGAVIIERFAAVFYIFAIILFWLAYSQIKEALSKDDGDHGDAADSRLIRMVRKVLPTSTEYDGAKLVTKIDGKRLLTPMALVIVAIGLTDLLFAFDSIPAIFGLTQEPYLVFTANAFALLGLRQLYFLIGGLLERLIFLAHGLSVILAFIGVKLTLHALHENNVPFINGGQPVPVPEVPIWLSLLFISGTIAVAAIASLVVSRRRAAAGGGTPGPGADAGSGHGVSGNGVSGNGGARHGGSGHGVSENGVSENGDSRNGGSGHGATDDLAQTPSSNRATEK from the coding sequence GTGAATGTTCCCCTTTGGGTCTGGCTTGCCACGTGTGTCTTCGTGCTCGGCATGCTGGTGTTCGACTTCGTCGGACACGTCCGCACACCCCACGAACCGACGTTGCGTGAGTCCGCCATCTGGTCGGCCGGTTACGTCGCGATCGCCCTGCTGTTCGGCGTCGGCGTCGGGATGTTCTCCGGCTGGCAGTACGGCGGCGAGTACATGGCCGGCTGGATGACCGAGAAGGCGCTCTCGGTCGACAACCTCTTCGTCTTCCTGCTGATCATGACGGCGTTCGCGGTGCCGCGGATCCACCAGCAGAAGGTGCTGCTGATCGGCATCGCGATAGCGATCGTGATGCGCGGTGGCTTCATCGCGGTCGGCGCTGTGATCATCGAGCGGTTCGCCGCGGTCTTCTACATCTTCGCGATCATCCTGTTCTGGCTGGCCTACTCGCAGATCAAGGAGGCGTTGTCGAAGGACGACGGCGACCACGGCGACGCCGCCGACAGCAGGCTGATCCGGATGGTCCGCAAGGTGCTGCCGACCTCCACCGAGTACGACGGTGCGAAGCTCGTCACGAAGATCGACGGCAAGCGGCTGCTGACCCCGATGGCCCTGGTCATCGTGGCGATCGGGCTCACGGACCTGCTGTTCGCGTTCGACTCGATCCCGGCGATCTTCGGTCTGACCCAGGAGCCGTACCTGGTCTTCACCGCGAACGCGTTCGCGCTGCTCGGCCTGCGGCAGCTCTACTTCCTGATCGGCGGCCTGCTCGAGCGCCTGATCTTCCTGGCGCACGGCCTGTCGGTCATCCTGGCCTTCATCGGCGTGAAGCTCACCCTGCACGCGCTGCACGAGAACAACGTGCCGTTCATCAACGGCGGACAGCCGGTGCCGGTGCCGGAGGTGCCGATCTGGCTGTCGCTGCTGTTCATCTCCGGCACGATCGCGGTCGCCGCGATCGCCAGCCTGGTGGTGTCACGGCGGCGCGCCGCCGCCGGTGGCGGGACCCCCGGCCCCGGAGCGGACGCGGGCTCCGGGCACGGCGTCTCGGGCAACGGCGTCTCGGGCAACGGGGGCGCGAGGCACGGCGGCTCGGGGCACGGCGTCTCGGAGAACGGCGTCTCGGAGAACGGCGACTCGAGGAACGGGGGCTCAGGGCACGGCGCCACCGACGACCTCGCTCAGACTCCGAGCAGCAACCGGGCCACCGAGAAGTAG
- the mgtE gene encoding magnesium transporter yields the protein MERLHDLVHRHDPIAVLDLLDDRPAHEVADGLARLEPVDAGWAFRLLDKDRALEVFEELDPVHQQELLAGLRDDAVGALVEEMDPDDRARMLGEAPAKVATRVLAGLSAGERAMTAALLGYPDGSVGRVMTPETVAVPVHSSVTEALAVVRRKGADAETVYTLPVTDAGRRVLGTVSLRDLVLARPDTPVADLVDRAAPRVRAVDDGETAARLMGEANLLALLVVDSEDRLLGLLTIDDAVEILEAADTEDAARQSGAAPWSGHYMYVKVTRLARTRALWLAVLLLAAVLTVNVLQIFEDSLEQVTALALFIPLLVGTGGNAGAQAASAAVRAIAVGEVRLADLPAVVWRELRVGLLLGTLLGGLGLVVASALVGVQIATVVAVTLVAICGWAATVGATMPLLARRLGIDPAVVSAPMVTTLVDATGLLIYFSVARLLLGV from the coding sequence ATGGAACGGCTGCACGACCTCGTCCACCGGCACGACCCGATCGCGGTACTCGATCTGCTCGACGACCGGCCCGCGCACGAGGTGGCCGACGGGCTCGCCCGGCTGGAACCGGTCGACGCGGGATGGGCGTTCCGTCTGTTGGACAAGGACCGCGCCCTCGAGGTGTTCGAGGAGCTCGATCCGGTCCACCAGCAGGAGCTGCTCGCCGGGCTGCGCGACGACGCGGTGGGCGCACTGGTCGAGGAGATGGACCCGGACGACCGTGCGCGGATGCTCGGCGAGGCCCCGGCCAAGGTCGCGACGCGGGTGCTGGCCGGCCTGTCCGCCGGTGAACGGGCGATGACGGCCGCGCTGCTCGGCTACCCGGACGGCTCGGTCGGCCGGGTGATGACCCCGGAGACGGTCGCGGTGCCGGTGCACAGCTCGGTCACCGAGGCGCTCGCCGTCGTACGCCGCAAGGGCGCCGACGCCGAGACCGTCTACACGCTGCCGGTCACCGACGCCGGCCGGCGGGTGCTGGGCACGGTGTCGCTGCGCGATCTCGTGCTGGCCCGGCCGGACACCCCGGTCGCCGATCTCGTCGACCGCGCCGCCCCGCGGGTGCGGGCCGTCGACGACGGCGAGACCGCAGCCCGCCTGATGGGTGAGGCGAACCTGCTGGCGCTGCTCGTCGTCGACTCCGAGGACCGGCTGCTCGGCCTGCTGACGATCGACGACGCCGTCGAGATCCTGGAGGCGGCCGACACCGAGGACGCGGCCCGGCAGTCCGGTGCGGCGCCGTGGTCCGGGCACTACATGTACGTGAAGGTCACCCGGCTGGCCCGCACCCGCGCGCTGTGGCTGGCGGTGCTGCTGCTCGCCGCCGTGCTCACCGTCAACGTGCTGCAGATCTTCGAGGACTCCCTGGAGCAGGTCACCGCGCTGGCCCTGTTCATCCCGCTGCTGGTCGGCACCGGCGGCAACGCCGGTGCCCAGGCCGCGTCGGCGGCGGTGCGCGCGATCGCGGTCGGCGAGGTGCGGCTCGCCGACCTGCCCGCCGTCGTGTGGCGGGAGCTGCGGGTGGGGCTGCTGCTCGGCACCCTGCTCGGCGGGCTCGGGCTGGTCGTCGCGTCGGCGTTGGTGGGCGTGCAGATCGCCACCGTGGTCGCGGTGACCCTGGTGGCGATCTGCGGCTGGGCGGCGACGGTCGGGGCGACCATGCCGTTGCTCGCCCGCAGGCTCGGGATCGACCCGGCCGTGGTGTCCGCGCCGATGGTCACGACGCTGGTCGACGCGACCGGCCTGCTGATCTACTTCTCGGTGGCCCGGTTGCTGCTCGGAGTCTGA
- a CDS encoding DUF3040 domain-containing protein, with product MPATPPPLPPPPPSEPAGAAPDPEPRPFASPLNRDEERSLADLEGELRRSDPDLESEMTSLTRDDRFSLDRVLQAVAIAVIVLVLVPTDWIAGILSFGLLLGIPFAMAMIAARAKRESAQGDGDGEHRHDGDDRRS from the coding sequence ATGCCAGCCACACCGCCACCCCTGCCGCCACCGCCGCCGTCGGAGCCCGCCGGTGCGGCACCGGATCCCGAACCGCGCCCCTTCGCGTCGCCGTTGAACCGCGACGAGGAGCGCTCGCTGGCCGACCTGGAGGGCGAGCTGCGCCGTTCCGACCCGGACCTGGAGTCGGAGATGACGTCGCTGACGCGCGACGACCGGTTCTCCCTGGACCGGGTGCTGCAGGCCGTCGCGATCGCGGTGATCGTGCTGGTCCTGGTGCCGACCGACTGGATCGCCGGGATCCTGTCGTTCGGCCTGCTGCTGGGCATCCCGTTCGCGATGGCGATGATCGCGGCCCGCGCGAAGCGGGAGAGCGCGCAGGGCGACGGCGACGGCGAGCACCGCCACGACGGCGACGACCGCCGCTCCTGA
- a CDS encoding NtaA/DmoA family FMN-dependent monooxygenase (This protein belongs to a clade of FMN-dependent monooxygenases, within a broader family of flavin-dependent oxidoreductases, the luciferase-like monooxygenase (LMM) family, some of whose members use coenzyme F420 rather than FMN.), protein MPRNQVHLAAHFPGVNNTTVWSDPASGSHIDFESFAHFARTAERAKFDFLFLAEGLRLREHRGEIYDLDVMGRPDTFTVLHALAAVTERLGLAGTINSTFTEPYDVARQFASLDHLSGGRAAWNVVTSWDAFTGENFRRGGFLPKEQRYSRAKEQLAATAAIWDSRLGPDDRSTFSYTSGQFDIRGRFALPRSPQGRPVILQAGDSEEGREFAAAAADAIFSRHAEPGAGRAFLADVKGRLARYGRGWDDLKIMPAATFVLADTDAEAAERAETIRHQQVSPQTAIVFAEQLWNTDLSDRDPDGPLPEFDPVEGELVSKGRASVRQYRDPKAVADEWRALAAEKNLSLRETVIEVAGRHTFVGSPQTVAAAIDDAVQTDAADGYVLVPHVTPGGLDEFADRVVPLLQERGSFRTEYTGRTLREHLGLPEVATTTDPTEAATAAPGA, encoded by the coding sequence ATGCCCCGCAATCAGGTCCACCTCGCCGCGCACTTCCCGGGCGTCAACAACACCACGGTGTGGAGCGACCCGGCGTCCGGCAGCCACATCGACTTCGAGTCGTTCGCGCACTTCGCACGGACCGCGGAACGGGCGAAGTTCGACTTCCTGTTCCTCGCCGAGGGCCTGCGGCTGCGCGAACACCGCGGCGAGATCTACGACCTGGACGTGATGGGCCGCCCGGACACCTTCACCGTGCTGCACGCGCTGGCCGCCGTCACCGAGCGGCTCGGGCTGGCCGGGACGATCAACTCCACCTTCACCGAGCCCTACGACGTCGCCCGCCAGTTCGCATCGCTGGATCACCTGTCCGGCGGCCGTGCCGCCTGGAACGTCGTCACCTCGTGGGACGCGTTCACCGGTGAGAACTTCCGCCGCGGCGGATTCCTCCCGAAGGAGCAGCGCTACTCACGGGCCAAGGAGCAGCTCGCCGCGACGGCCGCGATCTGGGACTCGCGGCTCGGCCCGGACGACCGCTCCACGTTCTCCTACACCTCCGGCCAGTTCGACATCCGCGGCCGGTTCGCGCTGCCCCGCAGCCCGCAGGGCCGCCCGGTGATCCTGCAGGCCGGTGACTCCGAGGAGGGCCGCGAGTTCGCCGCCGCGGCAGCCGACGCGATCTTCTCCCGGCACGCCGAGCCGGGCGCCGGGCGCGCGTTCCTGGCCGATGTGAAGGGCAGACTGGCCCGCTACGGCCGCGGATGGGACGACCTGAAGATCATGCCGGCGGCGACCTTCGTGCTCGCCGACACCGACGCCGAGGCCGCGGAGCGAGCCGAGACGATCCGGCACCAGCAGGTCAGCCCGCAGACGGCGATCGTATTCGCCGAGCAGCTGTGGAACACCGACCTGTCCGACCGGGACCCGGACGGCCCGCTGCCCGAGTTCGACCCGGTCGAGGGTGAGCTGGTGTCGAAGGGCCGCGCCAGCGTGCGGCAGTACCGCGATCCCAAGGCGGTCGCCGACGAGTGGCGAGCGCTCGCTGCGGAGAAGAACCTGTCACTGCGCGAGACCGTGATCGAGGTCGCCGGGCGGCACACCTTCGTCGGCAGCCCACAGACCGTCGCCGCCGCGATCGACGACGCGGTGCAGACCGACGCCGCCGACGGCTACGTGCTCGTCCCGCACGTCACCCCGGGCGGGCTCGACGAGTTCGCCGACCGCGTGGTGCCGCTGCTGCAGGAGCGCGGATCGTTCCGTACCGAGTACACCGGCCGCACCCTGCGCGAGCACCTCGGCCTGCCGGAGGTCGCGACGACGACCGATCCGACCGAGGCCGCGACCGCGGCACCCGGCGCCTAG
- a CDS encoding methionine ABC transporter permease, producing the protein MSPAATDWATLQPVLWLSVLQTIYMVFWTMLIAGSLGLLLGVALHTTRAGGLYANRAVFTVLNVLVNLVRPIPFIIFITAVGPLTLLVMGTTIGTRSVLFPMVAMATFFIGRIVEQNLVSVDPAVVEAARAMGASRFRIVWSVLVPEALAPLVLGYTFTFIAVVDMSAMAGYVGGGGLGDFAISYGYQQFNWPVTLLTVAIIVVIVQLAQLLGNTIARRVLHR; encoded by the coding sequence ATGAGCCCCGCCGCGACGGACTGGGCGACGCTGCAGCCGGTGCTCTGGCTGTCCGTGCTGCAGACCATCTACATGGTGTTCTGGACGATGCTGATCGCAGGCTCGCTCGGCCTGCTGCTCGGCGTCGCGCTGCACACCACCAGGGCCGGCGGCCTGTACGCGAACCGGGCAGTCTTCACCGTGCTGAACGTGCTGGTGAACCTCGTGCGGCCGATCCCCTTCATCATCTTCATCACCGCCGTCGGCCCGCTCACCCTGCTGGTCATGGGGACGACGATCGGCACCCGCTCGGTGCTGTTCCCGATGGTCGCGATGGCGACGTTCTTCATCGGCCGGATCGTCGAGCAGAACCTGGTGTCGGTGGATCCGGCCGTGGTCGAGGCAGCCCGGGCGATGGGCGCGAGCCGGTTCCGGATCGTCTGGAGCGTGCTGGTGCCCGAGGCGCTGGCCCCGCTGGTGCTCGGCTACACGTTCACCTTCATCGCGGTCGTCGACATGTCGGCGATGGCCGGCTACGTCGGTGGCGGTGGCCTGGGCGACTTCGCCATCTCCTACGGCTACCAGCAGTTCAACTGGCCGGTGACGCTGCTGACCGTCGCGATCATCGTGGTCATCGTGCAGCTCGCCCAGCTGCTCGGGAACACGATCGCGCGCAGGGTGTTGCACCGGTAG
- a CDS encoding methionine ABC transporter ATP-binding protein: MAAPVISFAGATRTFPARRGPGVTAVDDVDLDIAEGGITGVIGWSGAGKSTLVRMINALELPTAGTVTVRGRVTSELSESGLRALRGEVGMIFQQFALLNSRTVAGNVGYPLKVAGWSREARRARVRELLEFVGLDGLAGRYPARLSGGQKQRVGIARALATSPGILLADEATSALDPETTREVLALLRRVNRELGTTVVVITHEMEVVAAICDRVVVMEAGAVIEHGPVYDVFAAPSHPATARFVHGVLQDVPSTETVGRLRSRFPGRLVTVAIGGQGGGERAQEILARVTAEQGVRSTVVHGGIRELAERPIGSLTLELTGDDSAVQAVVDELSRHTGVTEVTG, from the coding sequence ATGGCCGCCCCGGTGATCTCGTTCGCCGGGGCGACCCGCACGTTCCCGGCCCGCCGCGGGCCCGGGGTCACCGCCGTCGACGACGTCGATCTCGACATCGCCGAGGGCGGGATCACCGGGGTCATCGGCTGGTCCGGGGCGGGCAAGTCGACCCTGGTCCGCATGATCAACGCACTCGAGCTGCCGACCGCGGGCACCGTGACGGTGCGCGGGCGGGTCACCTCGGAACTGTCCGAGAGCGGTCTGCGCGCGCTGCGCGGCGAAGTCGGGATGATCTTTCAGCAGTTCGCCCTGCTGAACTCCCGGACGGTCGCGGGCAACGTCGGTTACCCGCTGAAGGTGGCCGGCTGGTCCCGCGAGGCCCGCCGGGCCCGGGTGCGCGAACTGCTGGAGTTCGTCGGGCTCGACGGGCTGGCCGGCCGCTATCCGGCCCGGCTGTCCGGCGGGCAGAAGCAGCGCGTCGGCATCGCCCGTGCGCTCGCCACCTCGCCCGGGATCCTGCTCGCCGACGAGGCGACCAGCGCACTCGATCCGGAGACCACCCGTGAGGTGCTCGCCCTGCTGCGGCGGGTCAACCGGGAGCTCGGCACCACCGTCGTGGTGATCACCCACGAGATGGAGGTCGTCGCCGCGATCTGCGACCGGGTCGTGGTGATGGAGGCCGGCGCGGTCATCGAGCACGGCCCGGTGTACGACGTGTTCGCGGCGCCGTCGCACCCGGCGACGGCCCGGTTCGTACACGGCGTCCTGCAGGACGTGCCGTCCACCGAGACCGTCGGACGGCTGCGCAGCCGCTTCCCCGGCCGGCTGGTCACGGTCGCCATCGGTGGGCAGGGCGGTGGTGAGCGCGCCCAGGAGATCCTCGCCCGGGTCACCGCCGAGCAGGGTGTGCGCAGCACGGTCGTGCACGGCGGCATCCGTGAGCTGGCCGAGCGCCCGATCGGCAGTCTCACCCTGGAGCTGACCGGTGACGACAGCGCGGTGCAGGCCGTCGTCGACGAGCTGTCCCGGCACACCGGGGTGACCGAGGTGACCGGATGA
- a CDS encoding MetQ/NlpA family ABC transporter substrate-binding protein, with product MRLLRTLSLLVPAAVLAAGCAAPGSAPPADDGDSRTVRIGVSDGAEPYWNVFTEKAAAEGITVELVNFTDYNQPNPALSQGQLDLNQFQHLQYLANYNVQNDDTLTPIGATAVYPLPLYSTRHSDLAQIPDGGQIVVPNDAVNQARALNVLQSAGLLTLTDGGTTTSTPADIDQAASRVSVTPVDAAQTAANLPSADGAIVNNNYATSANLTSDQVLYQEDPDSDAAKPYINLFVARAEQAQDPDLATLVRIYHDQEVLDAARKDLGDDGVFRDNTPEDLQQTLAGIEQQLRAG from the coding sequence ATGCGCCTGTTGCGCACGCTGTCACTGCTGGTCCCGGCCGCCGTACTCGCGGCGGGGTGCGCGGCCCCCGGCTCCGCGCCGCCCGCCGACGACGGCGACTCCCGGACCGTCCGGATCGGGGTGTCCGACGGCGCCGAGCCCTACTGGAACGTCTTCACCGAGAAGGCCGCCGCCGAGGGGATCACCGTCGAGCTGGTCAACTTCACCGACTACAACCAACCCAATCCGGCACTGTCCCAGGGGCAGCTGGACCTCAATCAGTTCCAGCACCTGCAGTACCTCGCCAACTACAACGTGCAGAACGACGACACCCTCACACCGATCGGTGCGACGGCCGTCTACCCGCTGCCGTTGTACTCGACCCGGCACTCCGATCTCGCGCAGATCCCGGACGGCGGCCAGATCGTCGTCCCGAACGACGCCGTCAACCAGGCCCGGGCGCTGAACGTGCTGCAGTCCGCCGGGCTGCTGACGCTGACCGACGGGGGCACCACCACCTCGACCCCGGCCGACATCGACCAGGCCGCATCGAGGGTGAGCGTCACCCCGGTCGACGCGGCCCAGACCGCGGCCAACCTGCCCAGCGCGGACGGCGCGATCGTCAACAACAACTACGCGACCTCGGCGAACCTGACCTCCGACCAGGTCCTGTACCAGGAGGATCCGGACTCCGACGCCGCGAAGCCCTACATCAACCTGTTCGTCGCCCGGGCCGAGCAGGCCCAGGACCCGGACCTCGCGACCCTGGTCCGGATCTACCACGACCAGGAGGTCCTCGACGCGGCCCGCAAGGACCTCGGCGACGACGGCGTCTTCCGGGACAACACCCCCGAGGACCTGCAACAGACCCTCGCCGGTATCGAGCAGCAGCTGCGGGCGGGCTGA